The following proteins come from a genomic window of Microbacterium sulfonylureivorans:
- a CDS encoding DUF6153 family protein translates to MMHGIQRTDHRTPGWLVVATFAALLIVGLLGMHTLSSAHSPPDLGTETTHAMTADAGHAHETSTPAGTGLESECSDCATDGQHVMAMACVLGLLATLLLICRARPGLVRVNGTSIVDAVLRPAVVRLRPPPSLNLLSISRT, encoded by the coding sequence ATGATGCACGGCATTCAGCGAACAGACCACCGGACGCCCGGGTGGCTCGTCGTCGCGACCTTCGCCGCCCTCCTGATCGTGGGCCTGCTGGGGATGCACACCCTGTCCTCCGCTCATTCCCCGCCGGACCTCGGCACCGAGACGACCCACGCGATGACGGCGGATGCCGGGCACGCGCATGAGACCTCGACACCGGCAGGCACGGGCCTCGAGTCGGAGTGCAGCGACTGTGCCACCGATGGTCAGCACGTGATGGCGATGGCGTGCGTGCTGGGACTTCTGGCGACGCTGCTCCTCATCTGCCGCGCCCGTCCGGGCCTCGTTCGCGTGAACGGTACGAGCATCGTCGATGCCGTCCTGCGTCCGGCTGTCGTGCGACTCCGCCCGCCACCCTCGCTGAATCTCCTGTCGATCAGTCGCACGTGA